From one Bacteroides intestinalis DSM 17393 genomic stretch:
- a CDS encoding (4Fe-4S)-binding protein: MNIKKEYTNGEVTIIWQPGLCQHAGICTKTLPNVYHPKEKPWITAENATTEELIAQIKKCPSGALSYRMNNEKEDK, translated from the coding sequence ATGAATATAAAGAAAGAATATACGAACGGGGAAGTGACCATCATCTGGCAACCCGGCCTGTGCCAACATGCAGGCATTTGTACCAAGACCCTTCCGAATGTGTATCATCCGAAAGAAAAACCGTGGATAACGGCTGAAAATGCAACGACGGAAGAATTGATCGCTCAAATCAAGAAATGCCCGTCAGGAGCATTAAGTTACAGAATGAATAACGAGAAAGAAGATAAATAA
- a CDS encoding GNAT family N-acetyltransferase — MEADYKLIDNEERHQYEFHVDQYTPKIEYIKSTNGEIYLTHTEVPTQLGGKGIGSQLVEKALKDIEKQGLRLVPLCPFVAGYIHKHPEWKRIVMKGIHIQ; from the coding sequence ATGGAAGCAGATTATAAACTGATCGACAATGAAGAACGTCACCAATATGAGTTCCATGTCGATCAATATACTCCAAAGATTGAGTATATAAAATCAACGAATGGGGAGATTTACCTGACACACACCGAAGTACCCACTCAACTGGGTGGTAAAGGCATCGGCAGCCAGTTAGTAGAAAAAGCATTAAAAGATATAGAAAAACAAGGACTTAGATTAGTACCTCTCTGCCCGTTTGTAGCGGGATACATTCACAAACATCCCGAATGGAAAAGAATTGTAATGAAAGGTATTCACATTCAATAA
- a CDS encoding tryptophanase: MELPFAESWKIKMVEPIRKSTRQEREQWLKEAHYNVFQLKSEQVYIDLITDSGTGAMSDRQWAAMMLGDESYAGASSFFNLKEVITRLTGFEYVIPTHQGRAAENVLFSYLVHEGDIVPGNSHFDTTKGHIEGRKAIALDCTIDEAKNTQLEIPFKGNVDPVKLEKALQEHADRIPFIIVTITNNTAGGQPVSMQNLREVRALADKYHKPVLFDSARFAENAYFIKMREDGYSGKTIKEITKEMFELADGMTMSAKKDGIVNMGGFIATRKKDWYEGAKGFCVQYEGYLTYGGMNGRDMNALATGLDENTEFDNLETRIRQVEYLAKKLDEYGIPYQRPAGGHAIFVDATKVLTHVPKNEFPAQTLTVELYLEAGIRGCEIGYILADRDPVTRENRFTGLDLLRLAIPRRVYTDNHMNVIAVALKNVFDRRESITNGVRITWEAPLMRHFTVQLERT; encoded by the coding sequence ATGGAATTACCTTTTGCAGAGTCTTGGAAAATTAAAATGGTGGAACCCATTCGGAAGAGTACCCGCCAGGAACGTGAGCAGTGGCTGAAAGAAGCCCATTACAATGTGTTCCAGCTGAAATCCGAGCAAGTATATATCGATTTGATAACCGACTCCGGTACGGGAGCAATGAGCGATCGCCAATGGGCAGCGATGATGTTGGGCGACGAAAGTTATGCAGGTGCTTCCTCCTTCTTCAACCTGAAAGAAGTGATCACCCGTCTGACTGGTTTTGAATATGTCATTCCCACCCATCAGGGACGTGCAGCCGAGAATGTGCTTTTCTCTTACCTGGTACATGAGGGAGATATTGTTCCGGGTAACTCTCACTTTGATACCACCAAGGGGCATATCGAGGGCCGGAAGGCCATTGCTTTGGATTGCACCATCGATGAAGCGAAAAATACTCAGTTGGAAATACCTTTTAAAGGCAATGTCGATCCTGTGAAATTGGAAAAAGCATTGCAGGAGCATGCTGACCGTATACCGTTTATCATCGTTACCATTACGAACAACACGGCCGGCGGACAGCCCGTATCCATGCAGAACCTTCGTGAAGTCCGTGCTCTTGCGGATAAGTATCATAAACCTGTATTATTTGACTCCGCACGTTTTGCGGAAAATGCTTACTTCATCAAAATGCGTGAAGATGGCTATAGCGGTAAAACAATCAAGGAAATTACGAAAGAGATGTTCGAACTGGCAGATGGTATGACTATGAGTGCCAAGAAGGATGGTATCGTCAATATGGGAGGCTTCATTGCTACACGAAAAAAAGATTGGTACGAAGGTGCCAAAGGCTTTTGCGTGCAATATGAAGGGTATCTTACTTACGGTGGTATGAATGGTCGTGACATGAATGCACTTGCCACAGGACTGGATGAGAATACGGAATTTGATAATCTGGAAACCCGCATCCGTCAGGTAGAATATCTGGCAAAGAAGTTGGATGAATACGGTATTCCTTATCAGCGTCCAGCAGGCGGACATGCCATTTTTGTGGATGCAACGAAGGTACTGACGCATGTACCGAAGAATGAATTCCCGGCACAGACTCTAACGGTTGAATTGTATCTTGAAGCCGGTATCAGAGGATGTGAAATCGGTTATATTCTGGCAGACCGTGATCCGGTTACTCGTGAGAACCGTTTTACCGGATTGGATTTATTGCGTCTTGCTATTCCCCGCCGCGTATATACGGATAATCACATGAACGTGATAGCAGTAGCGTTGAAGAATGTTTTCGACCGTCGTGAAAGTATTACTAATGGAGTCCGTATTACTTGGGAGGCTCCCCTGATGCGTCATTTCACTGTTCAATTGGAACGTACATAA
- a CDS encoding M23 family metallopeptidase: MKLQRYFCLLLFGLPLLVYAQSNKTVTVSYERSAKGEVTFYSETQSHTPYTVSMTFSRLSNTTSTEGEIYDAVIHYGKTRLLTLRPSTENVPIGFSYRYTYRKGNNRLKADTNFVYLFPLAPGKVVRVNRMVSLEKFFGKEGEKRITGLGFSTTAGDTIFASRGGLVTEVVDNAASTSENTSFHATENYLEVFHKDGTFARYKLFQNGGIFVSPGEEVIPGQPLGIIGGENYKQGSHLRFSIYCPDQPDYSYVPDFCLSQEEVGKPEPRVMYKSWHPVAIVVREMSKKEKKKFLSKE; this comes from the coding sequence ATGAAACTACAACGCTATTTCTGTCTTCTTCTTTTTGGCTTGCCTCTGTTGGTTTATGCACAGTCGAATAAGACTGTTACGGTAAGTTATGAACGGTCTGCCAAGGGGGAAGTGACTTTCTATTCCGAAACTCAGTCGCATACGCCTTATACGGTATCTATGACTTTTTCCCGGTTGAGTAATACGACTTCCACCGAGGGGGAGATTTATGATGCCGTCATTCATTATGGCAAAACACGGCTGTTGACTTTGCGTCCGTCTACGGAAAATGTTCCGATTGGATTCTCCTATCGCTATACCTATAGAAAAGGAAATAACCGTTTGAAGGCAGATACTAATTTTGTATACCTTTTCCCTTTAGCGCCTGGCAAGGTGGTTCGGGTTAACCGGATGGTGTCTTTAGAGAAATTCTTTGGGAAGGAAGGAGAGAAACGCATTACGGGACTTGGTTTTTCTACTACTGCCGGTGATACCATTTTTGCTTCCCGTGGCGGACTTGTGACCGAGGTTGTTGATAATGCCGCTTCCACTTCTGAAAATACATCGTTTCATGCTACGGAAAATTATCTGGAAGTTTTCCATAAGGACGGAACTTTTGCCCGTTATAAATTATTCCAGAATGGAGGGATCTTTGTTTCTCCGGGTGAAGAGGTGATTCCGGGACAGCCGCTTGGCATCATTGGCGGAGAGAACTACAAGCAGGGTTCCCATTTGCGTTTCAGTATTTATTGTCCCGATCAGCCGGATTACTCGTATGTACCTGATTTTTGTCTTTCTCAGGAGGAAGTAGGCAAGCCTGAACCTCGTGTGATGTATAAGTCCTGGCATCCTGTCGCGATTGTTGTGCGGGAGATGAGTAAGAAGGAGAAGAAGAAATTTCTGTCAAAGGAATGA
- a CDS encoding response regulator transcription factor, with amino-acid sequence MNDYRILVVDDEEDLCEILKFNLENEGYEVDTAHSAEEALKMDIGSYSLLLLDVMMGEISGFKMASLLKKDKKTAQVPIIFITAKDTENDTVTGFNLGADDYISKPFSLREVIARVKAVLRRTQQGEQERAPEQISYKTLVIDIVKKKVSIDGEEAPLTKKEFEILLLLLQSKGRVFSREDILARIWSDEVYVLDRTIDVNITRLRKKIGIYGKCIVTRLGYGYCFEAE; translated from the coding sequence ATGAACGATTATCGTATTTTAGTTGTAGACGATGAAGAGGACCTTTGCGAGATCCTGAAATTCAACCTTGAAAATGAAGGGTATGAAGTGGACACGGCCCACTCTGCCGAAGAGGCATTGAAAATGGATATCGGTAGCTACAGCTTGTTGCTACTGGACGTGATGATGGGAGAAATATCCGGTTTCAAAATGGCCAGCCTACTAAAGAAAGATAAGAAAACCGCTCAGGTACCTATTATATTCATCACTGCCAAGGATACGGAAAATGATACGGTAACCGGCTTCAATCTGGGAGCTGATGATTACATCTCCAAACCTTTCTCTCTGCGTGAAGTCATCGCACGCGTCAAAGCTGTATTGCGCCGCACCCAACAAGGAGAACAAGAACGGGCACCGGAGCAAATCAGCTACAAAACATTAGTCATTGATATTGTGAAAAAGAAAGTTAGTATCGATGGGGAGGAAGCCCCTCTCACCAAAAAAGAATTTGAGATATTACTTTTACTCCTCCAGAGCAAAGGACGCGTATTCTCCCGCGAAGATATACTGGCACGGATATGGAGCGACGAGGTCTATGTACTGGACCGCACCATCGATGTGAACATCACCCGTTTGCGTAAGAAAATAGGTATTTATGGAAAATGCATCGTAACTCGCTTAGGATATGGATACTGCTTCGAAGCTGAATAA
- a CDS encoding 4'-phosphopantetheinyl transferase family protein, which yields MPLFIQHTYPSYKWGVWKMDETLDELLNMLPQQETYLEGLQRFSAEHRRLEWLSVRVLLFTLLGEEKEIAYYPSGKPYLADKSASISISHTRGYVSVIIGEAGKEVGIDIEQYGERVHKVAHKYMRADEPLSLYQGTDTWALLLHWSAKEVVFKCMNTAEVDFREHLRIFPFTVAEKGAFSAEEYRTPEQRKFEIRYLLHPDFVLTWQVD from the coding sequence ATGCCTCTTTTCATACAACATACGTATCCTTCCTATAAGTGGGGAGTCTGGAAGATGGACGAAACGCTGGATGAACTGCTGAATATGCTTCCGCAACAGGAAACATACCTGGAAGGGTTGCAGCGTTTCTCTGCTGAACATCGCCGTTTGGAGTGGCTGTCGGTTCGTGTGTTGCTGTTCACTCTATTGGGAGAGGAAAAGGAAATTGCTTACTATCCCAGCGGGAAGCCGTATCTGGCAGATAAATCTGCATCTATCAGTATTTCTCATACGCGTGGATATGTATCGGTGATTATCGGTGAAGCCGGTAAGGAAGTGGGCATTGATATAGAGCAATACGGTGAACGGGTGCATAAGGTGGCGCATAAGTATATGCGTGCTGATGAACCTCTATCTTTATATCAGGGGACGGATACCTGGGCGTTGTTGCTCCATTGGTCGGCCAAAGAAGTGGTGTTCAAGTGTATGAATACGGCGGAGGTTGATTTCCGTGAACATCTCCGTATTTTCCCTTTTACGGTTGCTGAAAAAGGAGCTTTCTCAGCTGAAGAGTACAGAACGCCGGAGCAGCGTAAATTTGAGATCCGATATCTCCTGCATCCGGACTTTGTGCTGACCTGGCAAGTCGATTAA
- a CDS encoding sensor histidine kinase: MDTASKLNNTTHFLSFSRRLFLSVISLFLVFAGCFLAYQYQREKEYKVDLLDIQLQDYNERLHQELARIPDSLWNTTLERYLQKYIKQDLRITVVNVQGDVLYDSYENQKLGNHINRPEVQKALAEGKGYDVRRTSETTGVPYFYSATLYEGYIIRSALPYDLNLVRHLAADQHYIWFTLIVSLLLIFIFYKFTSKLGTAINQLREFAKRADKNEPVETDMQSAFPHNELGEISQHIIQIYKRLRETKEALYIEREKLITHLQTSHEGLGVFNKDKKEILVNNLFTQYSNLISDSNLQTTEEIFSISEFQKITDFINKAPKRPGKEEKRMSISINKNGRMFIVECIIFQDLSFEISINDITQEEEQIRLKRQLTQNIAHELKTPVSSIQGYLETIVNNENISREKMQTFIERCYAQSNRLSRLLRDISVLTRMDEAANMIDMEKVDISLLVGNIVNEVSLELEEKHITVVNSLKPKIQLRGNYSLLYSIFRNLMDNAIAYAGTDIRINISCFREDENFYYFSFADTGVGVSPEHLNRLFERFYRVDKGRSRKLGGTGLGLAIVKNSVIIHGGTISAKNNQGGGLEFVFTLAKEK; this comes from the coding sequence ATGGATACTGCTTCGAAGCTGAATAATACCACACATTTCCTGTCGTTCAGCCGAAGGTTATTTCTTTCGGTCATTTCACTGTTTCTGGTATTTGCCGGATGCTTCCTGGCGTATCAATACCAACGTGAAAAAGAATACAAGGTAGATCTGCTGGATATACAGCTACAGGACTATAATGAACGGTTGCACCAGGAGCTTGCCCGCATTCCGGACAGCTTATGGAACACCACACTGGAACGATACCTACAAAAATACATCAAACAGGATTTACGTATTACGGTAGTTAATGTACAGGGTGACGTATTATATGACAGCTACGAAAATCAGAAATTAGGCAATCATATCAACCGCCCGGAAGTGCAAAAAGCACTGGCAGAAGGAAAAGGGTATGATGTACGCCGTACTTCCGAAACAACGGGAGTGCCCTACTTCTATTCCGCCACACTCTATGAGGGCTACATCATACGTTCCGCCCTCCCCTACGACCTGAACCTTGTAAGACACCTTGCAGCAGACCAGCACTACATCTGGTTTACCCTCATCGTATCATTACTATTAATTTTCATCTTCTACAAATTCACCTCTAAACTGGGGACAGCCATCAATCAGCTACGTGAGTTTGCCAAACGTGCTGACAAGAATGAGCCTGTGGAAACAGATATGCAATCCGCCTTCCCGCACAACGAACTGGGAGAGATTTCACAGCATATCATCCAGATATACAAGCGACTGCGGGAAACCAAAGAGGCGCTATACATTGAACGGGAGAAATTGATCACCCACTTACAAACCTCGCATGAAGGATTGGGCGTATTCAATAAGGACAAGAAAGAAATCCTGGTCAACAACCTGTTCACACAGTACAGCAATCTGATTTCAGACTCCAACCTGCAAACAACAGAGGAAATATTCTCCATCAGTGAGTTCCAGAAAATCACGGATTTCATCAACAAAGCTCCCAAGCGTCCGGGCAAGGAAGAAAAGCGTATGTCTATCAGCATCAATAAGAATGGACGTATGTTTATTGTGGAATGTATTATATTCCAGGATTTAAGCTTCGAGATATCCATCAATGACATCACTCAGGAAGAAGAGCAGATCCGCCTGAAACGCCAGTTGACGCAAAACATCGCACATGAACTGAAGACTCCGGTCAGTAGCATACAGGGATATTTGGAAACCATCGTCAACAATGAAAACATTTCCCGGGAGAAGATGCAGACATTCATAGAGCGATGTTATGCCCAAAGCAACCGGTTAAGCCGACTGCTACGCGACATCTCCGTATTAACGCGTATGGACGAAGCCGCCAACATGATCGACATGGAGAAAGTAGACATCAGCCTGTTGGTAGGCAATATCGTAAACGAGGTATCCTTGGAACTGGAAGAAAAGCATATCACCGTAGTCAACTCCCTAAAACCGAAGATACAACTACGGGGAAATTACTCCCTGCTATACTCCATTTTCCGCAACCTGATGGACAATGCCATTGCTTATGCAGGCACGGATATACGCATCAACATCAGCTGTTTCCGCGAGGACGAGAACTTCTACTACTTTAGTTTTGCCGATACCGGCGTGGGCGTCTCTCCCGAACATCTGAACCGCTTATTCGAACGCTTCTACCGGGTGGATAAAGGACGCTCACGCAAACTGGGCGGTACAGGATTGGGATTGGCTATCGTAAAGAACTCGGTAATCATCCATGGAGGTACCATTTCGGCCAAGAACAACCAAGGGGGCGGATTAGAATTCGTATTCACCCTGGCAAAGGAAAAGTAA